One genomic region from Sphingobacterium sp. UGAL515B_05 encodes:
- a CDS encoding acyl transferase, with product MTNWKDFFEIKTEDDFNQHCLDTYQFQSQHCKIYRDYIRILGKEKSPIQHYTEIPFLPIEFFKTQQVIAAGMDAEIVFSSSGTTGMVTSKHLVADLNIYERTFRRIFEDFYGPLSNIAILALLPSYLERSGSSLIYMIDDLMKQSEQPESNYFLYNHQELYDTLVELKNKGTKTILFGVTYALLDFIEHYAFKFPELIIMETGGMKGKRKEMVKQEIHKLLEDAFSVKGIHSEYGMTELLSQGYSVGQGIFQLPKWMKILIRDTNDPLSLIPLNKTGGINVIDLANRYSCSFIATQDLGKVYQDGSFEILGRFDQSDIRGCNLLVQ from the coding sequence ATGACGAACTGGAAGGATTTTTTTGAGATTAAAACCGAGGATGATTTTAATCAACATTGTTTAGATACCTACCAATTCCAAAGTCAGCATTGTAAGATTTACCGTGACTATATAAGGATCCTAGGAAAAGAAAAATCCCCGATACAGCACTATACCGAGATCCCCTTCTTGCCTATCGAATTTTTTAAAACCCAACAGGTTATCGCAGCTGGAATGGACGCCGAAATTGTGTTTTCGAGTTCGGGGACAACAGGTATGGTTACCTCAAAACATTTGGTCGCCGACCTCAATATTTACGAACGTACCTTTCGTCGGATTTTTGAAGATTTTTATGGTCCGCTGAGTAATATTGCAATTCTGGCACTTCTACCCTCTTACCTCGAAAGAAGCGGTTCTTCTCTAATCTATATGATTGATGATCTCATGAAGCAAAGTGAGCAACCAGAAAGTAACTATTTCCTCTATAACCATCAAGAACTATACGATACACTTGTTGAACTCAAAAATAAAGGAACAAAAACAATCCTCTTTGGAGTGACTTACGCGCTGCTCGACTTCATCGAACACTATGCCTTCAAATTCCCTGAATTGATTATCATGGAAACTGGAGGTATGAAAGGTAAGCGTAAGGAAATGGTCAAACAGGAAATTCATAAACTTCTGGAAGATGCATTTTCCGTAAAAGGAATTCATTCTGAATATGGTATGACAGAACTTCTATCACAGGGCTATTCTGTGGGACAAGGGATTTTTCAGCTACCGAAATGGATGAAGATATTAATACGCGACACAAATGATCCATTGAGTTTGATTCCTTTGAATAAAACCGGCGGAATTAATGTCATTGATCTCGCGAATCGTTATTCTTGCTCATTTATAGCAACACAAGATTTGGGCAAGGTTTATCAAGATGGTTCCTTTGAAATATTAGGGCGTTTTGACCAAAGTGACATCCGCGGTTGTAATCTATTGGTTCAATAA
- a CDS encoding neutral zinc metallopeptidase yields the protein MKWQGGKQSGNFEDRRGMSGGGKIALGGIGGIIVLVIGFLMGGDPMQLLQQAQNMGAQTEQSGQPRELNPEEKRLTEFSLTVLQSTEDVWAKLFKEQMQKNYTPTTLVFYDGGTQTDGCGMGQASYGPFYCPGDQKIYLDLSFSRELSDKFGAKGEFAMAYVIAHEVGHHIQQLVGLLPKTNQARGKLSERENNRISVMTELQADFYAGVWAHYINDLTDIKIDYNDIMDGMKAAEAVGDDKLQTEAQGYAVPESFTHGTSAQRMAWFKKGYDSGDMRSGNTFEDPSLK from the coding sequence ATGAAATGGCAAGGAGGCAAGCAAAGTGGTAATTTTGAGGACCGTCGCGGAATGTCGGGGGGAGGAAAAATTGCTTTAGGAGGAATTGGTGGAATTATTGTTTTGGTCATTGGATTTTTGATGGGTGGAGATCCGATGCAACTCTTACAGCAAGCCCAAAATATGGGGGCGCAAACTGAACAGTCGGGACAGCCGCGTGAGTTAAATCCTGAGGAAAAAAGACTAACTGAATTTTCGTTAACTGTACTTCAGAGTACCGAGGATGTTTGGGCAAAGCTCTTTAAAGAGCAGATGCAGAAAAATTATACCCCTACAACACTTGTATTTTACGATGGGGGAACACAAACGGATGGTTGTGGTATGGGGCAGGCTTCTTACGGACCTTTTTATTGTCCGGGTGATCAAAAGATTTACCTGGATCTGAGCTTTAGTAGAGAACTTTCGGATAAATTCGGTGCAAAAGGAGAGTTCGCCATGGCGTATGTAATTGCGCATGAAGTCGGACATCATATCCAACAATTGGTGGGATTATTGCCGAAGACCAATCAAGCCCGTGGGAAACTGAGCGAGCGTGAAAATAACAGGATCTCCGTTATGACCGAGCTGCAAGCGGATTTTTATGCTGGTGTATGGGCGCATTACATCAATGATTTAACCGATATAAAAATTGATTATAATGATATTATGGATGGTATGAAAGCTGCCGAAGCTGTTGGGGATGATAAATTACAAACAGAGGCCCAAGGGTATGCTGTTCCTGAATCATTTACACATGGTACATCTGCACAACGTATGGCCTGGTTTAAAAAAGGATATGATTCGGGCGATATGCGATCGGGCAATACCTTTGAGGATCCGAGTTTGAAATAG
- a CDS encoding PhnA domain-containing protein — MKLEEQLQARAGGKCELTGEDATLIAYTLPPEITSNLDNTLLISETLVNQLNKTEQLNPDDWKFLPNAMWSENPSVQIVCWRMLNRLKNEGWASEALDILYLDDETLSEAKKTGDHENDGYVSFHEDSIGQRLLEGDTVVLTKTLDVKGSSLKATLGTVVKNIRLVADNIEQIEGKIEGQTIVILTKYLRKQN, encoded by the coding sequence ATGAAATTAGAAGAACAATTACAAGCGAGAGCTGGCGGAAAATGTGAGCTGACAGGCGAAGATGCCACTTTAATTGCCTACACATTACCTCCGGAAATAACATCAAATTTGGACAATACTTTACTGATTTCAGAAACATTGGTCAATCAGCTCAACAAAACGGAACAATTAAATCCCGACGACTGGAAGTTTCTTCCTAATGCCATGTGGTCCGAAAACCCATCGGTACAAATTGTATGCTGGCGCATGTTAAATCGATTAAAAAATGAAGGCTGGGCTTCTGAAGCACTGGATATCCTCTATCTTGACGATGAAACACTATCGGAAGCGAAGAAAACTGGAGATCATGAAAATGATGGCTATGTTTCTTTTCATGAAGATAGCATCGGACAACGACTATTGGAGGGCGATACAGTTGTTCTGACAAAAACGCTTGACGTGAAAGGTTCCTCCTTAAAAGCGACTTTAGGCACCGTGGTTAAGAATATTCGACTGGTAGCAGACAATATCGAACAAATTGAAGGAAAGATTGAGGGTCAAACAATCGTTATACTGACCAAATATCTCCGTAAACAAAATTAA
- a CDS encoding polysaccharide deacetylase family protein — protein MRKVVNSGVVWVGLSISILGFYSCNQSGTNKVQTIGAVDSMPPKKDSLLVVQDSISKVDSLRKDTITKMEENVAYKGAKDTTVLLTDTVSPRYIYLTFDDGPLNGSQHLDSIATAKGIKINAFLIGNHDKMSKKLHSFTERYKNNPLVDCYNHSYWHAHNKYTTFYSNAQTAFEDFELAEQSLGLEHKIVRLPGRNIWYIGDRKKVDLKSGASTAELLHQNGYKVIGWDCEWKINGVTGKPDLSVNQLYTQMKNLLRKGTSYTKNNVVLLTHDNMYQTKKGQRLLSDLIDSLKQHPNYRFEFVRNYPQ, from the coding sequence ATGAGAAAAGTGGTTAATTCAGGTGTTGTATGGGTTGGGTTGAGTATATCTATTTTGGGATTTTACTCCTGCAACCAAAGTGGAACAAATAAGGTGCAAACTATAGGGGCTGTCGATTCAATGCCACCAAAAAAAGACAGTTTATTGGTGGTACAAGATTCGATAAGTAAAGTCGATTCCCTCCGTAAGGATACCATTACAAAAATGGAAGAAAATGTGGCTTATAAGGGAGCTAAAGATACGACTGTTTTATTGACCGATACTGTTTCTCCTCGTTATATTTATCTCACCTTTGACGATGGTCCCCTGAATGGAAGTCAACACCTTGATTCCATTGCGACGGCGAAAGGCATTAAGATCAATGCTTTTCTGATTGGTAATCATGATAAAATGAGTAAAAAATTGCACAGCTTTACGGAACGCTATAAGAATAATCCTCTAGTAGATTGCTATAACCATAGTTACTGGCACGCGCACAACAAATACACTACTTTTTATTCGAACGCTCAGACGGCTTTTGAGGATTTTGAACTTGCTGAACAATCACTGGGTTTGGAACATAAAATCGTACGTTTACCAGGACGAAATATTTGGTATATTGGAGACCGTAAAAAGGTGGATTTGAAAAGTGGGGCTTCGACGGCTGAGTTATTACATCAAAACGGTTATAAAGTAATTGGTTGGGACTGTGAGTGGAAAATAAATGGGGTAACTGGGAAACCGGATTTATCTGTGAATCAATTGTATACCCAGATGAAGAATTTGCTTCGTAAAGGTACATCTTATACGAAAAATAATGTTGTGCTATTGACACATGACAATATGTATCAAACGAAAAAAGGACAGCGTCTTTTATCGGATTTGATCGATAGTCTTAAACAACATCCAAACTATCGTTTTGAATTTGTACGGAATTATCCGCAATAG
- a CDS encoding NAD(P)H-dependent oxidoreductase: protein MSIYNVGILVGSLRKKSYNKKIAQFILEQEESKFGYRIIDISELPLYNQDFDDVGNPPPSYVRFRKEVASLDAILFITAEYNRSIPAVLKNAIDVGSRPYGKNKWDGKPGAIISSSTGVYGGFGANHHLRQSLVFVNILTMQQPEAYLGNITTCIGPTGAIESQKTKDFLRSFKNAFEQWAERIIHTKGQD, encoded by the coding sequence ATGAGTATATATAACGTAGGAATATTGGTCGGTAGCTTACGAAAGAAATCTTACAACAAAAAAATTGCGCAGTTTATTCTTGAACAAGAGGAATCTAAATTTGGCTACCGCATAATTGATATCAGCGAACTTCCCTTATATAATCAGGATTTTGACGATGTAGGAAATCCTCCTCCGAGCTATGTACGATTTCGGAAAGAGGTCGCGTCCCTGGATGCAATACTTTTTATTACCGCAGAGTATAATCGTTCTATTCCTGCAGTTTTAAAAAATGCGATTGACGTAGGTTCAAGACCCTATGGAAAAAATAAATGGGATGGTAAACCTGGCGCAATAATTTCTTCATCAACGGGAGTTTACGGTGGCTTTGGCGCCAACCACCATTTACGTCAATCGCTGGTCTTCGTCAATATCTTAACCATGCAGCAACCCGAAGCTTATTTGGGCAATATAACAACATGTATTGGTCCCACTGGGGCTATTGAATCACAAAAAACCAAAGATTTTCTACGCAGCTTTAAAAATGCCTTTGAGCAATGGGCTGAGCGAATTATACATACAAAAGGTCAGGATTAA
- a CDS encoding aminotransferase class IV: MPTNYINFNGSVVPEDQEIFSIENRGFRYGDGLFETMLYKDGDIRFLNFHVERLQKGMELIHLDDANLFDEFFIRSRSEELIRKNNMLGQQVRIRLIVFRSGGGLYSPTSNKPGFVLQVQRIEPNLRDKKVGLIVGLYNEFKKPYSDLSKIKSLNAQIYVLAGIYKKKMAFDDVLILNQEGYLCESLISNIFVYYEKVLYTPALSEGCIEGVMRRVVMDMAQDEGIEVVEAQISPEIMKRADEIFCTNAVQGVQWVMGYKQKRYFNKISRILQEKLQHWNYDVSDEQD; encoded by the coding sequence ATGCCAACAAACTATATCAATTTCAATGGCAGTGTAGTGCCGGAAGATCAGGAAATATTTAGCATTGAGAATAGAGGTTTCCGTTATGGGGATGGATTATTCGAAACGATGCTGTATAAGGATGGTGATATCCGCTTTCTAAATTTTCATGTCGAGCGTTTACAGAAAGGAATGGAGTTGATTCATTTGGATGATGCGAATCTATTCGATGAATTTTTTATTCGTTCGAGATCCGAAGAATTAATCCGTAAAAACAATATGTTGGGGCAGCAGGTTCGTATCCGATTGATCGTGTTTAGATCTGGAGGCGGATTGTACAGTCCAACGAGTAATAAACCTGGTTTTGTTTTGCAGGTGCAGCGCATAGAACCTAATCTTCGCGATAAGAAGGTCGGTTTGATTGTAGGACTTTACAATGAATTCAAAAAACCGTATAGCGATCTTTCCAAGATTAAATCTTTAAATGCGCAGATTTACGTGTTAGCTGGCATCTATAAAAAGAAAATGGCTTTTGATGATGTATTGATTCTAAATCAGGAAGGCTATCTATGTGAATCCTTGATTTCAAATATCTTTGTCTATTATGAAAAGGTACTTTATACACCAGCGCTATCCGAAGGATGTATTGAAGGAGTAATGCGCCGGGTAGTCATGGACATGGCACAGGATGAAGGTATAGAGGTGGTTGAGGCACAGATAAGCCCCGAAATCATGAAACGGGCGGATGAGATTTTCTGTACCAATGCTGTACAGGGTGTACAATGGGTAATGGGCTATAAGCAAAAGCGCTATTTCAATAAGATATCGCGGATCTTGCAGGAAAAATTACAACATTGGAACTATGACGTCAGTGATGAACAGGACTAG
- a CDS encoding RluA family pseudouridine synthase, producing the protein MTEQIGSQDQEEQELFEHLRIEVDKGQALLRIDKYLMNRVENATRSKIQHAIEAGSVMVNGKEIKASYKVRPDDVITLVLPDPPRDNEVYPENIPLDIKYEDDDVLIVNKKAGMVVHPGYNNYTGTLVNALTYHIQQLPQLPGNSDRPGLVHRIDKDTSGLLVIAKNEKSMAFLAKQFFDHSITRKYIALVWGDLKEDGTITGYIGRHLKDRRIMAMYDSEDKGRWSVTHYRVLERLGYVTLIECQLETGRTHQIRTHMQSIGHPLFNDAMYGGDKILKGTVFSKYKQFVDNCFSLLPRQALHAQVLGFIHPTTKENMYFEVPFPEDFRLALEKWRGYAANSMAIEND; encoded by the coding sequence ATGACAGAACAAATAGGATCGCAAGATCAGGAAGAACAAGAATTATTTGAGCATCTACGTATTGAAGTGGATAAGGGACAAGCATTACTCCGCATTGATAAATACTTGATGAACAGAGTGGAAAATGCGACGCGGAGCAAAATTCAGCATGCTATTGAAGCAGGTTCTGTCATGGTTAACGGTAAGGAGATCAAGGCGAGCTATAAGGTTAGACCTGATGATGTGATTACATTGGTGCTACCTGACCCACCACGGGATAACGAAGTTTATCCAGAAAACATTCCATTAGATATCAAATACGAGGATGACGACGTGCTGATTGTGAATAAAAAAGCGGGTATGGTCGTACATCCAGGATATAATAATTATACGGGAACCTTGGTAAATGCATTGACGTATCATATACAGCAGTTGCCGCAGTTACCAGGAAACTCCGATCGCCCGGGGTTGGTGCATCGAATCGATAAAGACACTTCCGGACTATTGGTTATTGCTAAAAATGAAAAATCAATGGCCTTTTTGGCAAAACAGTTTTTCGATCACAGCATTACCCGTAAGTATATTGCATTAGTTTGGGGTGATTTAAAGGAGGACGGAACAATTACAGGTTATATTGGACGTCATCTAAAAGACAGACGCATCATGGCGATGTATGACAGTGAAGACAAAGGGCGTTGGTCGGTGACACATTACAGAGTTTTGGAGCGATTGGGCTATGTTACTTTAATTGAATGTCAGTTAGAAACAGGGCGTACACACCAAATTCGTACGCATATGCAGTCTATTGGTCATCCGCTATTTAATGATGCAATGTATGGTGGAGATAAGATTTTAAAAGGTACCGTGTTTTCAAAGTACAAGCAGTTTGTGGATAACTGTTTTTCATTACTGCCGCGGCAAGCACTTCATGCGCAGGTATTGGGATTTATCCATCCTACGACAAAAGAAAATATGTATTTTGAGGTACCATTTCCAGAAGATTTTCGTTTAGCTTTAGAAAAGTGGCGCGGATATGCGGCAAATTCAATGGCTATAGAAAATGATTAA
- a CDS encoding 1-aminocyclopropane-1-carboxylate deaminase/D-cysteine desulfhydrase, which yields MKQFSLNLFSFNVMLPFKIHSPETELCLPAWEKKHIKVTLKRDDLIHPFISGNKWRKLKYNLEEALQLQKNHLVTFGGAWSNHLIATACAGATFKFKTTAFVRGEEGVNNPVLAMCRLFGMQLIYVDRESYRDKESLYNTYFGQDPTTFYIHEGGYGILGAKGCSELVDELQHEYQHIFTACGTGTTLAGIANAIEKRDLFTRVHGIPVLKNGGFIQEEVDQLYPNITPPILHLDYHFGGYAKSNTDLLAFVQHFIAATGIMIEPTYTGKLLYAVDDLIKKDYFTPADQVLVIHTGGLTGLLGMYERFNFIDLHQ from the coding sequence ATGAAACAATTTTCGTTAAATTTGTTTTCATTTAATGTTATGTTGCCCTTCAAAATCCATAGCCCCGAAACTGAATTGTGCCTCCCGGCTTGGGAGAAGAAGCATATTAAAGTAACACTTAAGCGCGATGACCTCATACATCCGTTTATTTCAGGCAATAAATGGCGAAAATTAAAATATAATCTGGAAGAAGCCCTGCAGCTTCAGAAAAATCATCTTGTTACATTTGGTGGCGCATGGAGCAACCATCTTATAGCTACCGCTTGCGCCGGAGCTACCTTTAAGTTTAAAACAACCGCTTTTGTTCGAGGTGAAGAAGGGGTTAACAACCCTGTTTTAGCGATGTGCCGCCTTTTTGGGATGCAGCTCATTTACGTCGACCGCGAATCTTACCGAGATAAAGAAAGTTTATACAACACCTATTTTGGTCAGGATCCAACGACGTTCTATATACACGAGGGTGGTTACGGCATACTGGGAGCAAAAGGTTGCTCTGAACTCGTTGATGAACTCCAACATGAATACCAGCATATTTTTACCGCCTGCGGCACAGGAACAACATTAGCTGGAATAGCCAATGCGATAGAAAAACGAGATCTATTTACCCGCGTACACGGCATACCTGTTTTAAAAAATGGAGGATTTATTCAGGAGGAAGTCGATCAGCTTTACCCCAACATCACTCCTCCTATTTTACATCTTGATTATCATTTTGGTGGTTATGCAAAATCCAATACCGACTTACTCGCCTTTGTTCAGCATTTTATAGCTGCGACAGGAATCATGATCGAACCCACCTATACCGGCAAATTACTTTATGCCGTAGATGATCTGATCAAAAAGGACTACTTTACCCCCGCAGATCAGGTACTCGTTATTCATACTGGCGGACTTACAGGCCTACTTGGTATGTACGAACGTTTCAATTTTATTGATCTACATCAATAA
- a CDS encoding NAD(P)H-dependent oxidoreductase: protein MKILAFAGTSNKNSINKTFVTSISKYYKEADDTIELLDLNHFEMPIYSYDKEVEQGIPQLAHDFAAKMDAADFLLISLAEHNGSYTTAYKNIVDWVSRIPNRKLFNGKPVFLLATAPGPMGGATVLNTAVNRITWDGADILDSFSLPEFHKNFEEGKGIIDPTLRSQLEAKVRKTKRALAEKLAVQG from the coding sequence ATGAAAATATTAGCATTTGCAGGAACAAGCAACAAAAACTCAATCAACAAAACATTCGTCACAAGTATATCCAAATACTACAAAGAAGCTGACGACACGATCGAATTGCTAGACTTAAACCATTTTGAAATGCCTATCTATTCTTACGACAAAGAAGTGGAGCAGGGTATTCCTCAATTAGCGCATGACTTTGCAGCTAAAATGGATGCAGCAGATTTCCTTTTGATCTCTTTAGCGGAACACAATGGTTCATATACCACAGCTTACAAAAATATCGTTGACTGGGTTTCGCGTATTCCTAACCGTAAATTATTCAATGGCAAGCCTGTTTTCTTATTGGCTACTGCACCGGGTCCAATGGGTGGTGCCACAGTATTGAACACCGCAGTAAACCGAATCACTTGGGATGGCGCCGATATATTAGACTCCTTCTCCCTCCCTGAATTCCACAAAAACTTTGAAGAAGGTAAAGGTATTATCGATCCCACTTTAAGAAGTCAATTAGAAGCTAAAGTGCGCAAAACAAAACGTGCACTGGCCGAAAAATTAGCCGTGCAAGGTTAA